A segment of the uncultured Desulfobulbus sp. genome:
AGAGAGGTCAATCCCATCAAGGATGTTGATTCGCTCCTTAAAGGCCTGACCGCTTAAGCCTGTTCCGCAGCCCAGATCCAGTCCATGGGCATACTGTGATCCCAGAGATGTGGCCTGGCTAAAACAGTCAAAGAGCAATCGAGGATTCTCGTATCCCAGATCATCGACCAGGCTTCGTTCAAAATCTTCGGCATAGGCGTCAAAAAAATCCTGCACGTAGACATCCGGTGCCTCTGTCAGAGGCAGCCCCAGCAATGCTGCCAGCAGATAACGTACCGACTCATCCTCCGGACGTAGCTCCAGCACACGCCCATAAAGGGAAATGGCCTCGTTTATCTCACCTGCACGATGATGCAGATAGGCGAGGTTGTTTAATGCAGAGAGGTATTCAGGTGCCAGGGCAAGGGTTTTTTGATAATACTCCATGGCCTTGCTTTCCTGGTGCAGTCTCTGGTGGCACCTCCCGATGTTATACAGGGCGTCGACATGTTCCGGCACCAGTGCGAGTACCTGCTGGTAAAGGGCAATGGCTCTACGCGGGTGCCCTATTTCCCCCTGACAAAGGGCCAGGTTAAAGAGGGTGTCGCAATCTTGCGGTTCCAGGGTATCAGCAAGCAGAAATGATTCCAGCGACTCTTCAAAACGGTTGAGCCCAAAATAGACCAGACCAAGGTTGTACTGCAGCAGGGCTGAGGCCGGTATTTGCTCAATCAGTGAGGTATACCCCGCAAGGGCCTGGTCGAGATTGCCGGCACTGTGGGCCTGAGATGCCAAAAAATACATCTGGTTGAGCTCTGCTGCGGAAAGGAGGGGCTGGTC
Coding sequences within it:
- a CDS encoding tetratricopeptide repeat protein, whose product is MDQPLLSAAELNQMYFLASQAHSAGNLDQALAGYTSLIEQIPASALLQYNLGLVYFGLNRFEESLESFLLADTLEPQDCDTLFNLALCQGEIGHPRRAIALYQQVLALVPEHVDALYNIGRCHQRLHQESKAMEYYQKTLALAPEYLSALNNLAYLHHRAGEINEAISLYGRVLELRPEDESVRYLLAALLGLPLTEAPDVYVQDFFDAYAEDFERSLVDDLGYENPRLLFDCFSQATSLGSQYAHGLDLGCGTGLSGQAFKERINILDGIDLSPAMLKQAAGKGCYQQLRQDSIDHFLHSTTEEFDFFIATDVFIYVGALESIFTMAHAHARVGALFCFSTEALDEEGYRLQPSGRFAYSSQYIHHLADSTGWKILAEQPTQLRRERDGWIKGELWVVQWQDQLPVDTQVVPE